The genomic region CCGAGGAACTCGTCAAGGCCGGTTTCGAGGTCATGGTCGAGGCGGGCTACGCCCCGGAGATGGCCTACTTCGAGGTGCTGCACGAGCTCAAGCTGATCGTCGACCTGATGTACGAGGGCGGCATCGCGCGGATGAACTACTCGGTGTCCGACACCGCCGAGTTCGGTGGCTACCTGTCCGGCCCGCGGGTCATCGACGCCGACACCAAGGACCGGATGCGCCAGATCCTCAAGGAGATCCAGGACGGCACCTTCGTCAAGCGCCTGGTCGCCAACGTCGAGGGCGGCAACAAGGAGCTCGAGGAGCTGCGTAAGCGCAACGCCGAGCACCCGATCGAGGTCACCGGTAAGAAGCTGCGTGCGCTGATGAGCTGGGTCGACCGGCCGATCACCGAGACCGCGTAGCAGCGCTCACTCGTTCGTGTAAGGGCGGCGCTCGTGTCCGGGACGACCCCGGGTGCGGCGCCGCTCTTTCATCTCCGACTCGTAGACATGTCTGCGGCCCTGCTGCAGTTCGTCGCGGACCTCCCGCTCGTACTCGCGGAACACCGACCAGTAGTTGTCGTCGAAGTCCTCGACGATCTGAAAGGTCCAGCGCCCGTAGAGCACATTGCGTCCGACGAGCTCCTCGGCCAGCCGGTCGGCCACCGCAGGATGCCCGGCGTCGCGCAAATTGTCGCAGGCGTCGCCCAGGAGCAGATCGGCCCGGCCCATCAGTTGGTGAAACGAATACAGGTGGCCGCGAGCGCGTTCCACCCACTCCAACGCCTCCGACACCGCGCCGACGGCCTCGACCGTCGCGTCGTCGAGACCCTCGGGCCGACTGTGGTTGTTGTCCTGCTGGGGATCGGTCATGCCCACCCGGGTACCCGTTCGGCGGCGCAGCCCTATCCACATAGCGAAGCGGTGCAGCGATTTCGCGTTGAACACAGGTTTAGCGGAATCCGCCGCGGTCTACTCTGACGGCGTTGACGAGCACGGGCGGTACTGATGGATGACACTCCGAGATACACGGTCCGTGTCGTGGCCGAACGTGTCGGCGTGCCGACCGCCACCCTGCGCAGCTGGAGTCAGCGCTACGGTGTCGGACCGCCGCAGCACATCCCCGGCAGGCACCGGCTCTACAGCGACATCGACGTCGCCGTCGTCCATCACATGTGCGAGCTGATCGCCGGTGGCAGCCGGCCCCGCAGCGCCGCCCGGCTCGCGATCGAGTCGATGACGCCACCCCGCGGAGACGCCGGCTCGGTGGTTACCGCGGCGACCAGTCTCGACCCGGCCGCGCTGGGCCGGACGCTGGAGGCGCATCTGCGCCACTTCGGTGTCGTCGACACCTGGGACCTGTTGGTGCGGCCCGCCTTCTCCGCCGTCGTCGAGCTCCAGGAGCGGTCCGGTGGCTGTATCGAGGTCGAACACATGCTGTCGTGGACGGTGGCCCGGGCCCTGCAACGGGTTCAACTGGCCCCGGCCGGGGCGCCGATCTCCGCCGTGCTGGCGTGCACCGCCGACGAGACCCACGTGCTGGGGCTGGAGGCGCTGCGCGCCGCGCTGGGTGAACGGGGTTACGGCGCGCTGATGCTCGGCGCCCGGGTCCCGGTGACGGCGCTGCTCGACGCGCTCGACCGCGTCGCACACCCCGCCACCGTGGTGCTGTGGTCCCAGACCGCCGCCACCGCCGACGCCGACGCGGTGCGCGCGGTGGCCGCGCGCACCGAGGTGCTGCTCGCCGGATCGGGTTGGGACAGCGTGGAGTCCGGCGGCGCGGGGGAGCGGGTGACCACTCTGGGCGCCGCGCTGGACCGGTGGCCCGCGCGATGACGAGCGCATCGGTTCCACATCATTTAGCGTCGATGTGGGTATGAACAGGAAGTGTCCGCAATGACTCCCGCAGGGGCCACCCAGACCCGGGTTGAGACGGTGATCCTCCTCGACGAGGACGGCCGGCCGATCGGCAGCGCCGACAAGACCGCCGTACACCACGCCGCGACCCCGCTGCACCTGGCGTTCTCGTGCTACCTGTTCAACGCCGACGGCCGTGTGCTGCTCACCCGGCGTGCGCTGGGCAAGCGCACCTGGCCGGGGGTGTGGTCGAACTCGTTCTGCGGGCACCCCGCTCCGGGGGAGCGGGTCGACGACGCCGTGCAGCGGCGGGCCCGCCAGGAGCTCGGCGTCGGGATCGGCACGCCGCGGTGCGTGCTGCCCGATTTCCGTTACCGCGCGGTGGCCGCCGACGGCACCGTCGAGAACGAGGTCTGCCCGGTGTTCGTCGCGCGCTGTGACAGCGAGATCCAGGCCGATCCGAACGAGGTGATGGAGTGGATGTGGGTCTCGTGGGAGCAGCTGCGCTCGGCCGTCGACCTGCCCTGGGCGATCAGCCCGTGGGCGATCGAACAGATCCCGCTGCTCGACGCCGCGGGCGCCGGAGGTTTCACGACCGCTTAGCGCGCAGCGCGTACAGACGTTCGGCGTAGACGAGGTCGTCGCGCCACAGCCGCGCCGCCGCATGCCGCATGAACGGTGTGATGACGGGGGCGGCGCGCAGCGCGTGCGCGAATCCGGGACGGTCCGAATGGGCGATCACCGCCTCGATCACGGCGGTGCGCGGGGTCCCGTCCGCGGCCGCGCCCAGCGGTGTCGCATGGGTCTCCACGACGCTGCCGGTCCCTTCGCCGTCGACGATGCGCATCACGATGGTGCGGGGCTCGGGTGTGGTGAACTCGGCGATCACCGGAATGGCGATGCGTCCGATGTGGAAGCTGACCGCCACCAGGAACCGGTCGGCCTCCTCGGACAGATCGTCGTCGGCGCTCGGCGCGGTCAACACCTCCAGCCGGGTGAACGAATACGGATGAAACCAGGCGCCGTGCCACGGATCCAGCCGGTTGGCGATCACGTCGACCGGTTCGCAGCTGCCGTCCAGCCGGGCCACCGCCGCGATCCGCGCACCGTCCGGGCGGTTCGGCAGAATCGGTGTCGCCGTGGGGGTTTCGCCACCGACATGGTCGAGCCGCACCCACGCCAGCACGCCGTCGTCGTGCGCCGGGTAGGGCCGCCAGCCCCACGTGCGGTCACCGTCGAACCGCAGACCGTGCCACGGGCAGATCAGTGTGCCGCACTCCACCGACCCGGTGGACAGGTCGGCGCCGAGGTGCGGGCACGCCGAGGGTCCGACCGCCAGCGTCCCGTCCGCGGTGCGCCACGCCACCAGTTCGACACCGGCGACGGTGACGCCGAGCGGCCGCGTGCCGATGTCGGCGCTGGCCGCGACCACGTACCAGTTGCCGCTCGGCCGGGCCTGCGATCGGCGCAGCGCGGCGTCGATCAGGGCCGGCTGCGCATCCTCGTAGGTGGGCCGCTGCCGCGACCACGCCGAGCGCGGAAGAAGTTCGAATGGAAAGGTTTTCGCCAACCGGGCGCGCAGAGCGGGGATCATCGCAGCTGCCTTTCTGCCAGCCGCCGCAACGGCGCGAAGCGCCCGCGGGTCGGCACGCTGTGAAGGTCGTGACCGGCCAGGCCGAACCGCGCCAGCAGCGCGTTGGCCGCCGACCATCCGGTGGTCGCCGCGCGTTCCATCAGGGCCACCGGCAGATCGATGCGGATCCCGTCACCGGCCAGCACCAGCCCGTCGTGGGGTGTGCCGACCGTCGGGCGCGCGGCGAAGTCGCCGGGCGCGAACCGGGGACAGTCCGCACGCGTCAGCACGCGTTCGGCGACGATGTTCGCCGAGCGCGTCTCGGGGTAGAGCTCGTGCAGACGGTCGAGCAACCGGCCGGTGAGGTCGGTGTCGTCGTGGACCGCATACGAATGCAGCTCGACCACCGAACCGCCGG from Mycolicibacterium phlei harbors:
- a CDS encoding DUF5914 domain-containing protein yields the protein MIPALRARLAKTFPFELLPRSAWSRQRPTYEDAQPALIDAALRRSQARPSGNWYVVAASADIGTRPLGVTVAGVELVAWRTADGTLAVGPSACPHLGADLSTGSVECGTLICPWHGLRFDGDRTWGWRPYPAHDDGVLAWVRLDHVGGETPTATPILPNRPDGARIAAVARLDGSCEPVDVIANRLDPWHGAWFHPYSFTRLEVLTAPSADDDLSEEADRFLVAVSFHIGRIAIPVIAEFTTPEPRTIVMRIVDGEGTGSVVETHATPLGAAADGTPRTAVIEAVIAHSDRPGFAHALRAAPVITPFMRHAAARLWRDDLVYAERLYALRAKRS
- the idi gene encoding isopentenyl-diphosphate Delta-isomerase, whose product is MTPAGATQTRVETVILLDEDGRPIGSADKTAVHHAATPLHLAFSCYLFNADGRVLLTRRALGKRTWPGVWSNSFCGHPAPGERVDDAVQRRARQELGVGIGTPRCVLPDFRYRAVAADGTVENEVCPVFVARCDSEIQADPNEVMEWMWVSWEQLRSAVDLPWAISPWAIEQIPLLDAAGAGGFTTA
- a CDS encoding MerR family transcriptional regulator produces the protein MDDTPRYTVRVVAERVGVPTATLRSWSQRYGVGPPQHIPGRHRLYSDIDVAVVHHMCELIAGGSRPRSAARLAIESMTPPRGDAGSVVTAATSLDPAALGRTLEAHLRHFGVVDTWDLLVRPAFSAVVELQERSGGCIEVEHMLSWTVARALQRVQLAPAGAPISAVLACTADETHVLGLEALRAALGERGYGALMLGARVPVTALLDALDRVAHPATVVLWSQTAATADADAVRAVAARTEVLLAGSGWDSVESGGAGERVTTLGAALDRWPAR